One Hevea brasiliensis isolate MT/VB/25A 57/8 chromosome 6, ASM3005281v1, whole genome shotgun sequence genomic window, tttaaattagattaaaattaaaaaaatgtaaaaaaaaatatctatatatatatatttaaatttactaTTATGATATATTACATTCCCTGTGTAGCTATTCGCCATACTCCTAGCAGTCTATTGGTGGAATGTGAAAAACATGATAGTAAAGGACGCATAATCCATTTTATCTATAAACTATTTGTATCAGAAAtatctcaattttcattttttttttcattggtattaattgttaaaaaaaatataattatataatgattttatcataataaatttcagataaattttattataattaatgattaaaattaaatttttatatgtatAATGATTATatctaataatatatatatatatatatatatatttgtcatTTTATTTGAAACTTATTTATTTCTCCGATGGTGGAATGCGGAAAACATAGGAGTAAAGAACACATGCAATTAATTGTAGTGAATTTATTATGATTGACAGAAAttacttaaaattaaatataaaatttaatattttataaaattacatGTAAGCCCTTTCTAACTATGTCTATTAACAAAAGAGAATATTTCTTTACTTATTTGGATCTTGATAAGTATAAAAAGTTTgtcttaaaaatatatttttattatttttttataataattggaaattaagtttttagaaaggaaaaatattaaaaaatgtagTTTTTATTATCgtatttaataaataatgaaaattataattgcttaaattaaatttttttttatttaatgggttggatttttttttttttttttttacaaaactaCCTTTAAAGAGAAAATTTTGGATGGATTTTATTTCAGAGTTAGGTTTAGGCTCTATTCGACGATAATTGTTAAGatagtatttaatattttaatcataatcaAAGTACTACTTATCTTATTTATATTGTTCGATAACATAgtgtttataataatatttaaaagtttAGAGAGTAATTCATGAAAAATTATCATTTCTAAACTTTTAGAAGTTGAGAGGGCATTTTGACCCGAGTtaataagataatataattatttttatatttaacggctaatacaataattatttttaatgaacgGTATCACTATATAAATAACTAACTACTAGCGGCTAATATTTAATAACTAACTACTAATAAAATAACTGATAGCTATTAAAATAACTAACGACtagtataataattaatattatcaaacatggccttcatgaaaattcttaactttaaatattttttaaattaatttatttattaattttaacccACActgttaatattataataattctaACATATTTACTGATTTAAAATTGATATATGCATGTGTATCTCAcaaaattatttcaataataaatatagttatataaaaattatatgtacatttttattataataagtaataaaatatttaattataattataattataattaatttagatcAAAATTGATAAATACATACATTAAAAATTAGGCTAACGTTATAAAAAGCAAAaaataaaactattttcttgcaaaaaattaaaactaTTTTCATGCAAGAAATTAACATGTGTAAATTACgtgtaaataataatatttttgtttCGTAAAATGTCACGTTAATAGATCCAATTTCAAATTTTCCCGGGAGCTGTAATTGGAATAAATCtcagaaaataagataaaattaaaagataatataatcacaaaaaggaaaaaaaaattgaattttttacaattaaaacttttttttattgtattattctattgaagttgaatttttttaaattctttaattttttttaaactctTAAATACTAACTTAAAATAAAAAGGATATATATAATGTGTCTACTTATACACAAATTACATAACTCATCATCTTTAATTGGAGGACTCAATagcaaaaaaataagaaaaaaaaataatatatatgaaataattaatatatatatatatatatatatatatatataattaaaaaaatgtgaaagataaaaattaataaaaaaatatgaaataattaataaaaaatttaaaacattatttaattattatatattaaaattatatatatatatatattaaaattatttgtagccAATTTCCTAGCGTGTAAATATATAAAACAATGGATCTTTGACAAAAGGAAAGGAAATCAATAGTTGATAACATTGGCAAGAAAGTGTTGAAGAATCCAATGGTTCCAACTGTTTCAAGAAGTAACAAAAACTATTAAAAGCTCATATCTAAAGCACAGTACTGCAATATCATAGAAATGAAGAAATGTACAGGAAGAGGAAATGAATCTCCACAGTCTACACAGGTACAAACTATTAGTCTCTCACCTACCTCAGAAAAGAAACCCATTCAATTGGGTGTATAAATTATGGGTGAGGTCCCTAAAAATTTATGGttaacatatatatatttatttcttttaggtACATGGCTTAATATTTACCTCTTAAAAATTAATGTATGTTTAGGTGGCTAGGCATTTGCTCTAAAATAATAAAGATAACTTTTATATTAGACTGAAATATTAGTTACAAGACTTGGGTGGGATCTAATTGAGAGTTTGGTGGGATCATTGTCttccctaaaattttaattttttattttttttttaaatttagtttttaATTGAAAACAGTTTAAATGTGTGCATGTTTTAATAAACTCTcacatttaattaaaaaaaaattaacattgaatttttttattaactaaaatttaattaatatatattctaaaaattgaaaaagttattttttattaactCAATTAAGgcacatattttttttaattttcatttaaataataaaaaaatttaaatttaaattatgagtgaaacatataaaaaatatttaaatctaaGGCCCCGTTGAATTTACGGAAAATATTTTTCGTATTTTTTAGTATTTGGAGATTCAAAAAAATTAGtaaacgaaaaatatttttttggtcaaagaaaattaagttattttttaaaaaaaataactttcatttttcaaaagaaaaagtCATTTTTCGTTTTCTAAACttcaataatcttattaaaatataaacatatttatacatacatgaaataaatacatatcattaatttaatgttACAATCAAACAAGGAAAATTTTTCCAtagttgaaaaatattttttgtaaaaaatattttttatggataaattattttctgtgaaataaatgaagtctaaatattatatgtatCACTGACcctaaatttaattattactttGATCACTAAATTCGAATTCAAGATTTTAGTAAACTGAATTATAGCTcatcaattaataaattattttgttaGGATGCTTTAATGAGCCATGGATTATAtaatatggattttttttttaaaggtttctaatataacaaatatgaagtaATTGAATTGAATACCCCATCTTCCacgcatttaatttaatttactttaaatTAAATCCATGGCATGCACCTATTGCTATCTTTCttcaataatataattattgTCACATTTATATGCAATCTATTTTAAAATTTGCCTCCTGTTTTAGTGCAAAAGGTACACTTACAAGCTCCGACGGCATTAATACCTTTATCATCTAATTAATATCTTACTCATTATTAGGTAGGATTGaaccttttatttttatttttatttattgagagtccttttttttttttaatttcaaaaagttgaaaatttattaataaaatacttTTCAGAATTTTAAAGATTTAGTAGCAACAATGTAaatcacataaaaaaaaattacactatTGTTTTTTAACGAtacaaattattaaaaatttaagaaaaaaacatattttaattttaaaattaaagagatgAAAAATTATTAGGTATACTCGGTGCATATGCATCATTTCTCATAATTATGTGAGACTCATTCTTCATATTATAAGAATGATCTACTTTTTTATGTGAGAGAAATCACTATTTTTTTATAGTAAGAATGACATACTTGTTATATTATactgaaaatattaatttttttaatatcaaaagtattcaataatttttccaaaattaatgCATATATTTGCTTCATCAATATTCAATTACACGAGCAGTCATAAGCCTAGAAAAATTAATCTTTTGTGGATCGTAAAATGCACATAAAAAATATCTTCTCTTTAATaagtaattatttaataaaagaaataacaATTAATATCAAATTAATGTTGGTAGAACTAATAACAATATATCGACTCTCACTTTTAAaatgtattatttttattatgttattcTTGTAATGATattgaatttattatatatatatatatatataaaagaaatgcttatataaaaggaacaaagctccgcataaaaaaaaaaatcaactctccataaattacttgccattttatcAGTAACCTATTTATTTATCTGAGATCTAGATGAGAGCTGAAAAAGCAGTGGAAAAATCGAATTGGTACCCTACTCCTAGGCTGTGTGGTGGACATTGACGTAAGGGACAAACTGCATAACTCATCTTTACTTAAGGACTCCATAGTAAAAAAGCCTCAAAGAAATTTAATGATTTGGTACATATTTTGCATATATATTTCAGAGAAATTTATAAACTATTTAAGATGAGTTATATATAAGGACAACAAGTGGAGTGAACTCAACGTATAGTTCAAAACTCAACTGTCACATTTTGAAACCTTAGTAGGAAAGTATAGAAGCATCCAATGGTTTGAAAATCGGGAGCAGATGCCCAACTGCTGCAAGCTAGAAGTGACAAAAGCTATTAATAAATCTCATATCTAAAGCAATGTCCTGCAATGTCTTTAGAAATAAATAAAGAGGGAATGAATGAATCTCCACACAAGTTTTAAGTATTAGCCTCTCACCAATCTGAAACCCATTCAATTGGGCATATAAATTATGGGTGAGGTCCTCAAAAATTCAATGATCAgcatatatatttatttcttttaggtGGTTTATTTACCTCTTATAACCCACCAGTTTGTACTTCATCACCATTGTAACAATTAGAATTGGAGATGATTCACGATGATACACATCCCAatcttttaacataattaatgaTTTCTGAGATGGGCAATTAATATGGAGTTGAAAtgagaaaaaattaaattaaataaatattaattgcaGCCTACTTTTCTCTTACAGAACAAGTTTTGATATCAACCCATTCCTTTAggctatatatctatatataatatTGCAGGCAAACTGACTTCATCAATCATCAGCTACCAATTACCATACCTGGCCTCAACAAGTTTGGCCTAAGCTTCAATCTGTCGTTCCAATTTAGGTTTCCTAGTTTCCCTTTGGAGTGATTTTAATTTACGTCAATATAACATTATTTTGGACCTCCAGAGAAAATGGTGAAGTCTAGTTCGTACTGTGACAAGGTGGAGTTGAAGAAAGGACAATGGACTCTTGAAGAAGACCAGAAGCTCTCGTCTTATATTGAAGGACACGGAATTGGAAGCTGGAAAACCCTGCCGACCAGAGCTGGTAAATAATTTTCTAACTCTCAGTTGTCCTAGCTACACAGTCTCtccatatgtttttttttttttttttttttttttaattcctttacTTTTCTTTACGTATTGTGTCAAACTTAACCCTTGATGATGCTCGACTTCCTGAATATTAACGAGACAAGCAGTGCTATTAATAACACAGTCGCTTCATAAGCATATTTTTTTCAATGACTAGCTCAAAGACGACTGTAATACGATTGAGGTAAAGCTAGGTACGTGGTTGATATGCATTCTTAACACAAGACTTTCTGTTGTGTGTAACATTTAGGACTTCAAAGATGTGGAAAGAGCTGCAGACTTAGGTGGATTAACTACCTCAGACCAGATATTAAGAGAGGAAAGTTCAGTTTGCATGAAGAGCAGACCATAATTCAACTTCATGCCCTTCTTGGAAACAGGTAAACTAAGTGTTGTTGCagctttatattttcatataaattagtgcactaatcttttcccaatgattttaaattttcaattaaatgaAGTGTATGCTCAATCATCATCACCTTCAATTATATCCAAGAAGCTCAATAAATATTTCTTGTTCTGCTGGTCAGGCATTACTGCTCCCGCAAGGTCATCAATTCAAATCCTAGTTAATTTAGCCTACACTTGGCTGAAAAGTCGTAGTCATAAGCAGCTAGAGTATTATAGCTACTTCCTACGTAGCCTTTGAAATAAATGACTGCATAACCCACCCATTTATATTGTCTTAAATGTGTCTCACACAAATTCAACGGAttcataaattataaatatatatacaaatattttttttataattatttttaataattataaaaaatattttgaattttaaCTAAATTACTTTGTATTCTAAtgatatataatttagaaatcttTAATTATATTGATTCATTCAGGTGGTCGGCCATAGCAACTTACTTGCCCAAAAGAACGGATAATGAGATCAAGAACCATTGGAACTCACATCTAAAGAAAAGGTTACACCAAATGGGCATTGACCCAATGACCCACAAACCAAAAGCCGATGCCTTTGGCAATGGCGCTACCTACTCTAAGGACAGTGCAAATTTAAGACACATTGCTCAATGGGAGAGCGCCCGTCTCCAAGCCGAAGCAAGATTGGTCCGCGAGTCACAGCAGCTCATCATGCCATCTAACTCGCCTAATGCTAGACCAAAATGCCTCGACGTCCTCAAAGCTTGGCAACAAATAGTTTCCGGCATGTTCTCCATTGCCGACAATGACTGCCTCACTAAGACAACGCCGTCCACATCCAAGTTCTCCGAATTTCATGAGAATTCAACCAATAAAGTACTTGATGGTGATTGCAGAGGAGAAATGGCACAAGAATTTATAAACGGCGGGAATAATGAATGGCTAGAAGGGGAAGAAAGAATGGATAGTTCTAAGGCATTACATGAAACGAGTACGCACTGCTTCAGTGATAATGAGTGGTTTATGGACAGTTTTAGGACAGCAGAAAATATTATGGAGGGATTGGCTTGTGATCAGAACTCAATACTCATGGCGGGAGAGAATAGTCATACTAATGAAAGCTCATCATGTGGTTGGATTATTGAGGAGAGCAGGAACTGCTGGAATAGCTTGCTGAATTTGGTTGATGCTTCCACTTCTGGTTCTCTGCTGTATTGAATTAATGTGACTATTGTTTCTTTAATTTGTGGGTTAAAAATGGATGCATAAATTAATAGCCGAGTGATTTATAGGATTAGAAAACTGCAACCGAAATTTAGGATGGATAAATATTGCCAGATTGTAGCACTAATTAGATTGTTAGATTGTGTTTGGTAATTTCAAAATATTATACTTAGTATTAACGAGTTTTAGTTAAGTGGTACTGcatgtaatattttttaaaattatgaaatttcaagtttaaaatttcaataagttttaattataaaaaaaaataataataataaagaagagAATGAACAACTATATATAGATGATGAGAGGATTAATTCTATCTTTAAAAAAGAGAGGTCAGTAAATTTAAGACTCTAAACACAATTCAAAATCCAatcattcaaaatatttttaattatttttttaatttatttagttcTGATTAATATTCAAAATTAAGTTTGAAGATGCATGATTCAAAGTTAACTATTAAAAGCTCATATCTAAAGCTTGTCCTGCAACATCATAGAAATAAAGCCATGCACAGGAAGAGGAAATTAATTTCCACATTCCAAACAAGTACAAACTATTAGTCTCTCACCCATATCAGAAAGAAACCCATTCAATTGGGTATAT contains:
- the LOC131169049 gene encoding transcription factor MYB16-like, whose protein sequence is MVKSSSYCDKVELKKGQWTLEEDQKLSSYIEGHGIGSWKTLPTRAGLQRCGKSCRLRWINYLRPDIKRGKFSLHEEQTIIQLHALLGNRWSAIATYLPKRTDNEIKNHWNSHLKKRLHQMGIDPMTHKPKADAFGNGATYSKDSANLRHIAQWESARLQAEARLVRESQQLIMPSNSPNARPKCLDVLKAWQQIVSGMFSIADNDCLTKTTPSTSKFSEFHENSTNKVLDGDCRGEMAQEFINGGNNEWLEGEERMDSSKALHETSTHCFSDNEWFMDSFRTAENIMEGLACDQNSILMAGENSHTNESSSCGWIIEESRNCWNSLLNLVDASTSGSLLY